In Pseudomonas sp. HR96, the DNA window TGCGGGAAATGATCTACGTGCCCGGGCGGATCTTCTCGGTCAACCAGAACACCGCTGAAAACGTCCCTGAACTGTTCGCCCGCAACGAGCGGGTGGTGTGCATCTTCGACACCGAGCGCGGGCCAATGGCCATGGTGCTGGTGGGCGCAATGATCGTCGCCTCGGTGGAAACCGTCTGGGCCGGCCTGGTCACCCCGCCCAAGCGCGAACTGCGCAGCTACCATTATGACGAAGCGGCGCGCGCGCCGGTGCATCTGGAAAAAGGCGCAGAAATGGGCCGTTTCAAGCTCGGTTCCACGGTGATCGTGCTGTTTGGCCCTGGCCAGGTCGAGTGGGCACGGGAATGGGCCGCTGGCAGCGCCGTGCAAATGGGCCAGGCCATCGCCCATCCGGCCCGGGCTTAAGCCCAGCGGCGCCGGAAAACTTGCCGGTCGCTTCGGGAACGCCGAGGCTGCGAGTGCTCTCCAATGCTGATAGAGTCCGATCAAGCTCGCCACAATGGAATTTGAAGCCGCGTCAGTGCATGTCGCGGGCTTCGGTTGAAGAACCAGGAAAATGATTGATGTCTCGCCCTAGCCCCCATCTGTTGTTGCGCGCACCCACGCCTACGCAGCTGAGCCTCACGTTCTGCGAAGCGAACCCGCGCGACATGAAGCGCTGGATCTCGACGCTACCCAAGGCCAACCTGGGCGAGACCGCGCGGCTGCTGTATCAGGGCATGGGTGAACTCAACCAGCTGGTCACGCCGAGCGACAACCGCCTGCAGCTGCTCGAACTGCTGCGCCCCGAGGTCTACTACGTCTGCAAGAACCTGGAGCGGCACTTCCTCAATCAGTCGATCGTGCTGGATGAACGGGCGCGCAAGGTCGCCAACCTGTGCCAGGCGCTGCAGAACCATCTGGCCATCGGCTACAAGCAGATCGTTGCCCGCCAGGCGCCCAAGCCGGCGAGCAAGGAGCGTTCACACCTGCTGACCATCGGCGTGCAGCGCGCGCTGCATTGCCTCAATGGGCCATTGATCCGCGCATGCCTGCTGTATTGCCCGGTGCCCGAAGGGGTGTGGCTGGAATTGCACCAGCTGTACCTGATCGCCCAGGACAGCAACCTGCAGAACCAGGTGATCCCCGACACCCTGTCGACGCCGCGCACCATGAGCGTCCAGCAGACCTACGTCACTGCCCTGCTGCTGGGGACTTCGCGCAGCAACCAGATGCGCCAGAACGCCATCGCCCGCCTGACCGAAGTCATCGAAACCTGGAGCGCGCTGGCGCGAGTGCAGCCGGCCAGCGATGCCTCCACCCTGTTTGCCGTGGCCCCGGGGTTGGACGGGCCGCCCCGCTACAAGACCCTCTTTCCCGAAGAACAGATCGCCGGCCTGCTGGGGCTGGACCCCAAACCGCTGGTGCAGGCGCTCAAGCAGTTTCTCGAGATGAGCCGCGAGCAGCGCGCGCAATCGCGCCTGGTGCCCAGTGGCTTCAGCCTCGACCTGCTGCAGCACCTCAGTGCGGCCTGGGGCGACGTCGCCGAGCGCACGTTCCAGCGCACTCCTGGGCATGGCGACCTGACGGTGTGCATCGGCATGAGCGCCCTGCACTACTACCTGGGTGGCGAGCGAACGTTCGGCGAAATCCTGCGCCGCCCCACGCTCGCGCCGACCCCGCAGTTCGGCGAGCAAAGCCGCGATGCCGGGCCCTGGACCCAGGCCTTCGATGTCGAGCCTGACGCCAGCATCGAAGTCGGCATGCCCTACGAAGAAATCCAGTATCACCTGCCGGCCGGTGACGGCTCGGGTGGGCAATCGAGCGCCGAAGGCAACTTCCCCAAGTTCGCCCTGCGCATCGTCAACCACAGCCCCGGCGGTTACTGCCTGGCCTGGCCCAAGGAAGTCCCGGCGCAGTTGCAGGCAGGGGAAATGGTCGGCATCCAGGACGCGCCGTCCCACGGCTGGAGCGTGGCGGTGGTGCGCTGGATTCGCCAGGTCAAGGAAGGCGGCACGCAGATGGGCATCGAGCTGGTCGCCCCGCATGCCCAGCCGTGCGGGCTGCAGCTGGTGCGCAGTGCCGAAGACAACAGCCAGTTCATGCGCGGTCTGCTGCTGCCGGAAATCCGTGCCATCGACATCCCGGCCACCCTGCTGGCACCGCGCTTGCCGTTCCAGGAAGGCAACAAGGTGATCATCAACACCAATGGCGAGGAGCGCCCGGCCGGCCTGAGCAAGCGCCTGGCCAGTACTGGCAGCTTCAACCAGTTCGAATACCGCCACCTGGAAGTGGCCGTGCCCGCCGAACAGACGCCAGGCGCGGCCAGCGACAACGGCGAAGAAAACTTCGACTCGTTGTGGAAGGATTTGTAGGACTGTACCTGCGCGTGGGGGCGTTACCCCCTCCCGCACCACGAATCAGAAGCTGCGTTGCCCCAGCAGATACAACACGCCATCGAGCCCCAGAGTCGAAATCGCCTGATTGGCCGAGGCCTTGACCAGCGGCTTGGCGCGAAACGCCACGCCCAGCCCGGCCAGCGCCAGCATCGGCAGGTCGTTGGCACCGTCGCCCACGGCGATGGTCTGCTCCAGCGTCAGGCCTTCCTTTTCAGCCAACTCGCGCAGCAGGTCAGCCTTGCGCTGGGCGTCGACGATCGGCTCCACGGCAACGCCGGTGCATTGGCCGTCGACCACTTCCAGTTCGTTGGCGAATACATAGTCGATGCCCAGCCTGGCCTGCACCTGGCGAGCGAAGTAGGTAAAGCCACCGGAAAGGATGGCGGTCTTGTAGCCAAGGCGCTTGAGCTCGGCGAACAACACTTCGGCACCCTCGGTCAGTTGCAGCGACGCGCCGATGGCATCCAGCACGCTGACATCCAGGCCCTTGAGCAAGGCCAGGCGCTCCTTGAAACTGGCGCGAAAATCCAACTCGCCGCGCATCGCCCGCTCGGTGATCGCCGAAACCAGCTCGCCGATGCCGTGGGCCTTGGCGAGTTCGTCGATGACTTCGGCCTGGATCAGGGTGGAATCCATGTCGAACACGGCCAGGCGCCGATGGGTGCGGTACAGCGAGTCTTCCTGCCAGGCGATGTCGATGTCCAGCTCCTGGGCGGCCTGGAGAAACTCGGCGCGCAGGGCTCGCGGCTCACTGACCTGCCCGCGCAGGGCGATTTCCAAACAGGCCTTGCCCAGCGGCGCAGCGCCGGGGCCAGCGGCCGGCACCGGTGCCGACAGACGGTCGATACTCTCGATCTGCAGGCCATGGCTGTCAGTGATCGAGGTCACCCGGCGCACCTGGGCGGCGGTGACCTGGCGGCTGAGCAGGCTGACAATCGGCCGAGGCGCGCGCTGGCTGTCGGCCCAGGCCTGGTAGTCGGCCGCCGACAGCAGGGTGAATTGCGCCAGCAATTCCAGGTGGCGCACGGCTGACTGCACTTCTTCCATGAACGCCGCGCGGTTGG includes these proteins:
- a CDS encoding molecular chaperone, with translation MSRPSPHLLLRAPTPTQLSLTFCEANPRDMKRWISTLPKANLGETARLLYQGMGELNQLVTPSDNRLQLLELLRPEVYYVCKNLERHFLNQSIVLDERARKVANLCQALQNHLAIGYKQIVARQAPKPASKERSHLLTIGVQRALHCLNGPLIRACLLYCPVPEGVWLELHQLYLIAQDSNLQNQVIPDTLSTPRTMSVQQTYVTALLLGTSRSNQMRQNAIARLTEVIETWSALARVQPASDASTLFAVAPGLDGPPRYKTLFPEEQIAGLLGLDPKPLVQALKQFLEMSREQRAQSRLVPSGFSLDLLQHLSAAWGDVAERTFQRTPGHGDLTVCIGMSALHYYLGGERTFGEILRRPTLAPTPQFGEQSRDAGPWTQAFDVEPDASIEVGMPYEEIQYHLPAGDGSGGQSSAEGNFPKFALRIVNHSPGGYCLAWPKEVPAQLQAGEMVGIQDAPSHGWSVAVVRWIRQVKEGGTQMGIELVAPHAQPCGLQLVRSAEDNSQFMRGLLLPEIRAIDIPATLLAPRLPFQEGNKVIINTNGEERPAGLSKRLASTGSFNQFEYRHLEVAVPAEQTPGAASDNGEENFDSLWKDL